From Penicillium psychrofluorescens genome assembly, chromosome: 1, one genomic window encodes:
- a CDS encoding uncharacterized protein (ID:PFLUO_000957-T1.cds;~source:funannotate): MAGLSLTPSPPASQTRDQVNPTLMMSWWATAFSLAIIVVRLCGRYIRIERLFPEDKVMMASVIPLVIRMVLVHFVLIYGTNNTTTAGLSAADIHSRQLGSKLVLAARIFYAIFIWTAKLTVCEFLKRVTGLVWRRSVVIFLRLIHFFLALTLVAVVFATLIECNPFDHYWQVVPDPGPACRAGYANLITMGTCDVITDLLLIAFPVPIVLMAHMPLKRKISLVLLFCLSLILIGITGYRVPSVIQHHGSQQYRSLIASLEILGATAVSNCLVIGSFVRDRGIKKAKYKPHQGSASATESMDQSSVRRNTVMHNQWGSDSDLAAGLGIRLNPKIYSSASSAVSDLPVVGPTPPVAPYAMARTGTIDHTWSFAADSQKSRPSADDHDHDHDHDGYYAVSPKEYIPTTKSPREKPALSPPSTSSVSSSRRISFFDVGGLLDQNPPTPIHPQTLALDRDHLEPQQRFQRGSRAFLEDIGGITRAPSSPSPAVVPPAAPAVAATQFPVHPSQQLPPLHTHPSSPLAAGESPAAAALPLPVYRPPSDMSIRVGIELQDVGGLLSERSGSDERV; the protein is encoded by the coding sequence atggccggcCTTAGCCTCACCCCCAGCCCGCCCGCCAGCCAGACACGCGATCAGGTCAATCCGACCTTGATGATGAGCTGGTGGGCAACcgccttctccctcgccatcatcgtcgtccgGCTGTGTGGGCGCTACATCCGCATCGAGCGCCTCTTCCCCGAGGACAAGGTCATGATGGCCAGCGTGATCCCGCTCGTCATCCGCATGGTGCTGGTGCATTTCGTGCTGATCTATGGAACGAATAACACTACCACCGCGGGGCTGTCGGCGGCCGATATCCATTCGCGACAGCTTGGCTCCAAGCTCGTTCTCGCGGCCCGCATCTTCTACGCCATCTTTATCTGGACGGCCAAACTGACCGTCTGCGAGTTCCTGAAGCGCGTCACGGGCTTGGTCTGGCGCCGGTCTGTCGTGATCTTCCTGCGCCtcatccacttcttcctcgccttgaCCCTCGTGGCCGTCGTGTTCGCAACCCTCATCGAATGCAACCCCTTCGACCACTACTGGCAGGTCGTGCCCGACCCCGGACCCGCCTGTCGCGCTGGGTACGCGAATCTCATCACAATGGGCACCTGCGACGTGATCACCGACTTGTTGCTGATCGCCTTCCCCGTGCCCATCGTCCTCATGGCGCACATGCCGCTCAAGCGCAAGATCTCGCTCGTGctcctcttctgcctctcGCTGATCCtcatcggcatcaccggctACCGCGTGCCCTCCGTGATACAACACCACGGCTCGCAGCAGTACCGCTCGCTGATCGCCTCGctcgagatcctcggcgCAACAGCCGTCTCCAACTGCCTCGTCATCGGCTCCTTCGTCCGTGACCGCGGCATCAAGAAAGCCAAGTATAAGCCTCACCAGGgctccgcctcggccaccgagAGCATGGATCAATCCTCCGTCCGCAGAAACACCGTCATGCACAACCAATGGGGCAGCGACTCCGACCTCGCAGCGGGCCTGGGCATCCGCCTCAATCCAAAAATCTACTCGTCGGCTTCATCCGCCGTGTCGGATCTGCCCGTCGTGGGCCCTACGCCGCCCGTCGCCCCGTACGCAATGGCGCGCACGGGGACCATCGACCATACCTGGTCCTTTGCGGCAGATAGCCAGAAGAGCAGACCCTCCGCCGatgaccatgaccatgaccacgaccacgacggCTACTACGCTGTCTCTCCAAAAGAATACATCCCCACCACCAAATCCCCGCGCGAGAAACCCGCTCTCTCCCcaccctcaacctcctccgtctcctctTCGCGCCGGATATCTTTCTTCGATGTCGGCGGGCTCCTCGACCAAAACCCGCCCacgcccatccatccacagACCCTGGCGCTGGACCGCGATCACCTCGAGCCGCAGCAGCGGTTCCAGCGCGGAAGTCGTGCGTTTCTAGAAGATATTGGCGGTATTACACGtgcgccgtcttcgccgtctcCCGCTGTTGTTCCGCCTGCTGCACCGGCGGTGGCTGCTACGCAATTCCCTGTTCATCCCTCTCAGCAGCTGCCTCCCCTTCACActcacccttcttctcctcttgcGGCTGGTGAaagccctgctgctgctgcgctgccATTGCCGGTGTATCGGCCGCCCTCTGACATGTCGATTCGAGTGGGCATTGAGTTGCAGGATGTTGGTGGGCTCTTGTCTGAGCGTAGCGGTTCCGACGAGAGGGTGTGA
- a CDS encoding uncharacterized protein (ID:PFLUO_000958-T1.cds;~source:funannotate), protein MDGDIASQNADAANTEMIRLWRTWKTVLELLVDRGYEITEGELKITLDQFKDKFSDPLGYPDRNKMKTSARPTELMKQKYTPLPSKSNPDPQPDCGLIYVDFCPDSTAVGTKQVRTFNHFIDENNYHTGIFITQTPISPSAVRLLSGIPGRICEHFQEQDLLVNITRHELVPKHVLLSPEEKARLLERYRLKESQLPRIQVSDPVARYLGLRRGQVVKIIRKSETAGRYASYRWVI, encoded by the exons ATGGATGGAGATATCGCGTCGCAGAATGCAGATGCTGCCAATACGGAGATGATCCGTCTCTGGCGCACCTGGAAGACagtgctggagctgctggtcgatcGG GGCTATGAAATCACAGAGGGTGAACTGAAGATCACACTAGACCAGTTCAAAGATAAATTCTCCGACCCACTGGGATATCCTGA TCGCAACAAGATGAAAACCTCCGCGCGGCCCACGGAGCTCATGAAACAGAAATACACACCTCTCCCCAGCAAATCCAACCCCGACCCACAGCCCGACTGCGGCCTGATCTACGTAGACTTCTGTCCCGACTCGACCGCCGTGGGCACCAAGCAAGTGCGCACCTTCAACCACTTCATCGACGAGAACAACTACCACAccggcatcttcatcacGCAAACGCCcatctcgccctcggcggTGCGTCTACTGTCTGGCATCCCCGGCCGCATCTGCGAGCATTTCCAGGAGCAGGATctgctggtcaacatcaCCCGCCACGAACTGGTGCCGAAGCATGTGCTGCTCAGtcccgaggagaaggcccGTCTGCTGGAGCGGTACCGCCTGAAGGAGTCGCAGTTGCCGCGTATACAGGTGTCGGATCCTGTGGCACGGTATCTGGGTCTACGGAGGGGGCAGGTGGTGAAGATTATTCGGAAGAGTGAGACGGCTGGGCGGTATGCCAGTTATCGCTGGGTGATCTAG